The following proteins come from a genomic window of Paenibacillus sp. CAA11:
- a CDS encoding ABC transporter substrate-binding protein, whose product MPIKQVNQMMIVVLCILLTGCTISSSTKEQQTRHLKVLYSSEEYFYQDYGDLFQAKYPDTEIEVVETQNLDLESGKDALKSTIEKTKPDLLLLTSQQYEQYAADGMLTDLDAQIKKDKYELDDINPSIIECLKEKGNGKLYGLSPRFYATALFYNLDLFKKYGVEPPHDNMTWEEILNLAQRFPAAANTANEKDRVYGFGTPLAENSVGIAHRIAYTQGLSTVNAQTMKVNLTSDSWKEVWNTALRSASSGAIYLPDSSKSAASLEDYYRSNPFLMGKMAMTIDDSSLLQNIKGAKKSVKDFKDFTLGVAAGPVDPLNRNASRDMELSEIFAIRSGASDMNAAWDFIKFVNGKEYAKIKFRVMNGNLPARMDSVPGYGESDIKAFYTLRPIVVKHDPKHRIPVKADAKIKELEQLEIQKVEEKQIPLDKALQQIESEGQFILDQELKKANPL is encoded by the coding sequence GTGCCGATCAAACAAGTAAATCAAATGATGATCGTCGTATTATGTATACTTCTTACGGGATGCACTATCAGCAGTTCTACTAAGGAACAACAAACAAGGCACCTCAAAGTGTTGTATTCCAGTGAGGAATATTTCTATCAGGATTATGGTGATTTGTTTCAGGCGAAGTACCCGGATACCGAGATTGAAGTGGTTGAAACCCAGAATCTCGATCTTGAATCCGGCAAAGATGCCCTCAAATCGACCATTGAGAAGACGAAGCCGGATCTTCTGCTGTTGACTTCGCAGCAATATGAACAGTATGCTGCAGACGGCATGCTCACAGACCTGGATGCTCAGATTAAGAAAGACAAATACGAACTGGATGATATCAACCCTTCGATCATTGAATGCTTAAAGGAGAAGGGAAATGGGAAGCTGTATGGACTGAGTCCGAGATTTTATGCAACAGCTTTATTTTATAATCTGGATTTATTTAAAAAATACGGTGTTGAACCTCCGCATGACAATATGACCTGGGAGGAAATCCTGAACCTGGCACAGCGTTTTCCTGCGGCTGCGAACACTGCGAACGAGAAGGATCGAGTCTATGGATTTGGAACTCCTTTGGCTGAGAACAGTGTAGGCATTGCCCATCGAATCGCCTATACCCAAGGGCTGAGTACGGTGAATGCTCAGACGATGAAGGTGAACCTCACTTCAGACTCATGGAAAGAGGTCTGGAACACAGCCCTGAGGAGCGCAAGCTCAGGGGCCATATACCTTCCTGATTCCTCTAAATCGGCCGCATCGTTAGAAGATTATTATAGAAGCAACCCCTTTTTGATGGGCAAAATGGCCATGACAATTGACGACTCAAGCCTGCTGCAAAATATAAAGGGCGCAAAAAAGAGCGTGAAGGACTTCAAGGACTTCACCTTAGGCGTGGCTGCGGGACCTGTGGACCCGTTAAACCGAAATGCATCTAGAGATATGGAACTTTCGGAGATCTTCGCCATCCGTTCAGGGGCATCCGATATGAACGCGGCCTGGGATTTCATCAAGTTTGTGAATGGAAAAGAATACGCGAAGATCAAATTCAGAGTCATGAACGGAAATTTACCGGCCAGAATGGACTCTGTTCCAGGCTATGGAGAAAGTGACATCAAAGCCTTCTATACGCTTCGTCCCATTGTGGTGAAGCATGATCCCAAGCATAGAATCCCAGTCAAGGCCGATGCTAAGATTAAGGAGCTAGAACAGCTTGAAATTCAGAAGGTCGAAGAGAAACAGATTCCTTTGGATAAAGCTCTTCAGCAGATCGAGTCTGAGGGACAATTTATCCTTGACCAGGAATTGAAAAAAGCAAATCCTCTGTGA
- a CDS encoding TetR/AcrR family transcriptional regulator, translating into MTVRDKVFQAAEQLVKTTSCDSVTFAEIARAADVHWTAVRRHFGSKERMRAWFKERQPVFDANHADTKSRVLEAAAQVFSAHGYTNSSLDKVAEHAGLSKGAVYWHFASKQDLFLAILERSYEQQLRLLPGQMQQILSSEDPMFSLVGWLESQFTCLQSGDEQSKLFLEFLVSGREQEIGERLQLLHRNLMTDIGVFLQQMQSRGYLAADVDSYSLALMLDALLKGVLVEWIMDPRPDTLQKLIQTISRILWNGIAAKP; encoded by the coding sequence TTGACAGTACGGGATAAAGTTTTTCAGGCAGCCGAGCAATTAGTGAAGACGACGTCTTGTGACAGCGTTACATTTGCAGAAATAGCTAGAGCCGCTGATGTGCATTGGACGGCGGTCCGGAGGCATTTTGGCAGCAAGGAGAGAATGAGAGCATGGTTCAAGGAAAGACAACCGGTCTTTGATGCGAATCATGCGGATACGAAGTCACGTGTGCTCGAAGCCGCCGCACAGGTATTCTCAGCTCATGGTTATACGAATTCCTCGTTGGATAAGGTAGCTGAACACGCAGGGCTCAGCAAGGGGGCCGTATATTGGCACTTTGCCAGCAAGCAGGACTTGTTTCTAGCGATTTTGGAACGGAGCTATGAGCAGCAGCTTCGCTTACTGCCCGGCCAGATGCAGCAGATCCTGTCATCTGAGGATCCGATGTTCTCACTAGTAGGCTGGCTTGAATCACAATTTACTTGCCTTCAGTCTGGTGATGAGCAGTCCAAATTGTTTTTAGAGTTTTTGGTATCCGGGCGAGAGCAGGAAATAGGGGAGCGGCTGCAGTTGCTGCACAGGAACTTGATGACAGATATTGGCGTGTTCCTGCAACAAATGCAGTCTAGAGGATATCTTGCAGCCGATGTGGATTCCTACTCCTTAGCGTTGATGCTGGATGCGCTTTTAAAAGGTGTGCTTGTGGAATGGATCATGGACCCGCGTCCGGATACTTTGCAGAAGCTCATTCAGACGATTTCCAGAATTTTATGGAATGGAATTGCAGCTAAGCCGTGA